One part of the Rutidosis leptorrhynchoides isolate AG116_Rl617_1_P2 chromosome 1, CSIRO_AGI_Rlap_v1, whole genome shotgun sequence genome encodes these proteins:
- the LOC139871586 gene encoding cullin-4-like → MSQPSHTNCKRSSNTCTSSPPPSTTTTAGGGGPHFSPMKKAKSQAVSCSLDNKNGFQFDNNSNSNINMNISPSSSIIEDPTEIDAGRSSSAGGFTPNLSRKKAQPPQPAKKFVIKLHKGKPTLPTNFEENTWAVLKSAISAIFLKQPDPCDLEKLYQAVNDLCLHKMGGSLYQRIEKECEAYISTAMHSLVGQSEDLGVFLSLVQKTWQDFCDQMLMIRGIALYLDRTYVKQTPTVRSLWDMGLQLFRKHLYLASEVEHKTVFGLLKMIDSERLGEAVDRTLLSHLLKMFTALGIYSESFEKPFLECTSEFYAAEGVKYMQYSDVPDYLKHVEVRLHEEHDRCLLYLDASTRKPLVATAERQLLELHISAILDKGFTMLMDGNRTQDLHRMYTLFSRVNALESLQQALSLYIRKTGQSIVADEEKEKDMVSSLLDFKMLLDKIWEDSFSKNDVFCNTIKEAFEHLINLRQNRPAELIAKFLDEKLRAGNKGTSEEELEGTLDKVLVLFRFIQGKDVFEAFYKKDLAKRLLLGKSASIDAEKSMISKLKTECGSQFTNKLEGMFKDVELSKEINESFKQSSQARLKLPSGIELSVHVLTTGYWPTYPPMDVRLPHELNVYQDIFKEFYLSKYSGRRLMWQNSLGHCVLKAEFPKGKKELAVSLFQTVVLMLFNDAQKLSFQDIKDATSIEDKELKRTLQSLACGKVRVLQKIPKGREVDDTDSFMFNDLFTAPLYRIKVNAIQLKETVEENASTTERVFQDRQYQVDAAIVRIMKTRKVLSHTLLITELFQQLKFPIKPVDLKKRIESLIDREYLERDKSNPQIYNYLA, encoded by the exons ATGTCGCAACCTTCACACACCAACTGCAAACGTTCATCTAACACCTGcacatcatcaccaccaccatccaccacaacCACTGCCGGAGGCGGAGGACCTCACTTCTCTCCGATGAAGAAAGCCAAATCACAAGCTGTATCTTGCTCTCTAGATAACAAAAACGGCTTTCaatttgataataatagtaatagtaatattaacatGAATATTTCGCCGTCTTCTTCAATAATCGAAGATCCAACTGAAATCGATGCTGGCCGTTCCTCATCTGCCGGTGGATTCACACCTAATTTATCTCGGAAAAAAGCTCAGCCTCCTCAACCTGCTAAAAAATTCGTAATTAAGCTACATAAAG GCAAGCCAACCTTGCCAACCAATTTTGAGGAGAATACATGGGCAGTGTTGAAGTCAGCAATTAGTGCCATATTCTTGAAGCAGCCAGATCCTTGTGATTTGGAGAAGCTTTATCAA GCGGTCAATGATCTTTGCCTCCACAAAATGGGGGGAAGTCTTTACCAACGGATTGAAAAGGAGTGTGAGGCTTACATATCTACTGCTATGCACTCATTAGTTGGTCAAAGTGAAGATCTTGGGGTTTTCTTATCACTTGTGCAGAAAACCTGGCAAGATTTttgtgaccaaatgttgatgatccGTGGTATAGCGTTGTATCTTGACCGTACATATGTGAAACAAACTCCAACTGTGCGGTCACTATGGGACATGGGCCTTCAACTTTTCCGGAAGCATTTATATCTAGCTTCTGAAGTCGAGCACAAAACAGTTTTTGGCCTTCTGAAAATGATAGATAGTGAGAG ATTAGGCGAAGCTGTCGATAGAACACTCCTTAGTCATCTCTTGAAGATGTTCACTGCCTTAGGAATTTACTCTGAGAGTTTTGAGAAGCCGTTCCTTGAATGTACATCAGAGTTTTATGCTGCTGAAGGAGTAAAATACATGCAATACTCTGACGTTCCGGATTATTTGAAACATGTGGAG GTAAGATTGCATGAAGAACATGATAGATGTCTACTCTATCTCGATGCTAGTACAAGAAAACCGTTGGTAGCAACTGCCGAAAGGCAACTCCTTGAGCTACATATATCTGCAATACTTGATAAG GGTTTCACAATGTTGATGGATGGTAATCGAACTCAAGATCTTCATAGGATGTATACACTTTTCTCTAGAGTAAATGCCCTGGAATCCTTACAACAGGCTCTCAGCTTGTACATCCGTAAAACAGGGCAGAGTATTGTAGCAGATGAAGAGAAGGAAAAAGATATGGTGTCTTCTCTTTTAGATTTCAAGATGTTGCTTGATAAAATATGGGAAGATAGCTTTTCGAAAAATGATGTTTTCTGCAATACAATTAAAGAGGCTTTTGAGCATCTAATTAATCTCCGCCAG AATCGTCCTGCTGAATTGATTGCAAAGTTTCTGGACGAAAAACTCCGTGCTGGAAATAAGGGTACATCTGAGGAAGAATTAGAGGGAACTCTTGATAAAGTCTTGGTTCTGTTCAGATTCATACAG GGTAAGGATGTGTTTGAAGCCTTTTATAAAAAGGATCTTGCAAAAAGGCTTCTTTTGGGAAAGAGTGCATCTATTGATGCTGAAAAGTCTATGATCTCCAAG TTGAAAACCGAATGCGGCAGCCAATTCACCAACAAGCTTGAAGGAATGTTTAAG GACGTAGAATTATCAAAGGAGATAAATGAATCTTTCAAGCAATCATCTCAAGCTAGGTTGAAACTCCCTTCAGGAATCGAGCTGAGTGTCCATGTGTTAACAACTGG GTACTGGCCAACATATCCACCAATGGATGTCCGCCTTCCTCATGAGTTAAATGTTTATCAG GACATTTTCAAAGAGTTCTACTTGAGCAAGTATAGTGGTAGGCGATTAATGTGgcaaaattcattaggtcactgtgTCTTGAAAGCTGAATTTCCAAAGGGAAAGAAAGAGCTGGCAGTTTCATTATTTCAG acTGTGGTTCTGATGCTGTTCAACGATGCACAAaagcttagttttcaagatattAAAGATGCTACGAGCATAGAGGACAAGGAACTGAAAAGAACTCTGCAATCCCTTGCTTGCGGGAAAGTTCGTGTTCTCCAAAAG ATTCCAAAAGGTAGAGAAGTGGATGATACTGATTCATTCATGTTCAATGATTTATTTACTGCTCCTCTTTATCGTATAAAG GTTAATGCTATCCAATTGAAGGAAACTGTGGAAGAAAATGCAAGCACTACAGAGAGAGTATTCCAGGATCGTCAATATCAG GTTGATGCTGCTATTGTTCGCATTATGAAAACTCGAAAAGTTCTGAGTCACACGCTTTTGATAACTGAACTTTTCCAGCAG CTTAAATTTCCTATAAAACCCGTTGATTTGAAGAAGAGGATCGAAAGCCTGATTGACAGGGAATATTTAGAGAGAGACAAGAGCAACCCTCAAATATACAATTACTTAGCATGA